In Sporocytophaga myxococcoides, the genomic window TTTCGCCTTCAGTTCATAGGTCAACTTAATAGAAAGTTATGTAGAATCTTTGTTTTTTGACATCAGTTGGAAAGAGGGATCTGTGGTTCTTTATACCTCAGATCCTGCGAGTGGCTCCGGAGGATAGAGCAAATACATCTTTTTATTAAAGAGAAGGATTTAGGATGAGTTCTTTTTTAGACTTTCAGAAATAAAGAATCTCCCTCCTGGAAATATACAAAAGGGAGATCTGAAATATGGATGTGTACCTGAGATGTTCTCTAAAAGGGTTTATCGGATTACTTTAAGTTAGCAACATGCATTACATCCTGGCCAATAATCTTTGCGCCACGGATTCCAGTATATGTATTAGGATCAACTTCATACATATACAAGCCCTCAGCGCTTTTTATCTTGATTTGAAGTTTGCCTTCATTGTCGATCATGAAGTGGTTGGGATACATACCTGTTACTCCTCCATAATGCACCGGGACGCCGTTTACATAATTAAGAGTCTTATCTGCAATGTCAATAATAGCTAGTTTCACATCTGCTCTTGCCCATCTGTCAGCTATTGTATGATGAGTTGTAAAAATACTTGCCAGCATTTTGTTATTTCCAAGATAGTAGGCACTGTTTATTTTATAACCACCGCTCAAATCTTCAATATTGACAAAATAGTCTTTGTCAAACTCTGTTTGTCCAGCTTTGATACGAAGAATTCCGGATGGTTTTGTTTCTTGAGAAGCCCCTGTAGAAAAAGAGCATGGAGATACAGTATAGATGTCATTATTTTCAGTGGTGAAGACATGCCCAGCTGCGCAGTATGAACCAATAAAACCAGTTCTGCTGTCTACGATTCTTTTTTCATATTTTAAGTCAGGCCACGAGTATATAGCTACATAAGCGGTATCAGTATATGTAGAATTAAATTTGCCATCCGAAATATGGAAGAAGGGTAAATATAGTTTGTTCCCTCTCAAAGCCATACCTGAAAATACAGCCTGTTCACCTGAATGATTTGTAGGTGTATAAAGATTTACTTTCCCTTGCATGATCACGGAACCTGTTTCCGCATTTACACGAAAGATTGTACCGTAATTCTGATCCTGTACTTTAAAAGGAATATTTATAGCTAAGAATTCTACTTCACTGATTGGATGAAAAAGATGCAAACGATCTATAGTAAATTTTTTGTGTTGTACAAGTTGCTTGTTTTCA contains:
- a CDS encoding DUF4374 domain-containing protein — its product is MKKQLLLWGIGLTYAAIFLTSCREKKDDLPDVASTGAYVLSVRSEGSSTVSTEYLTNVDNVKSGEISIVGKGIEQTNYHHYQQTGKYLTTITYTDVNIGTIYKMNENKQLVQHKKFTIDRLHLFHPISEVEFLAINIPFKVQDQNYGTIFRVNAETGSVIMQGKVNLYTPTNHSGEQAVFSGMALRGNKLYLPFFHISDGKFNSTYTDTAYVAIYSWPDLKYEKRIVDSRTGFIGSYCAAGHVFTTENNDIYTVSPCSFSTGASQETKPSGILRIKAGQTEFDKDYFVNIEDLSGGYKINSAYYLGNNKMLASIFTTHHTIADRWARADVKLAIIDIADKTLNYVNGVPVHYGGVTGMYPNHFMIDNEGKLQIKIKSAEGLYMYEVDPNTYTGIRGAKIIGQDVMHVANLK